In Brevibacillus brevis NBRC 100599, a single genomic region encodes these proteins:
- a CDS encoding GNAT family N-acetyltransferase, translated as MITIKRMSDCTFAEVTKAWNRGFEGYFIEFTMTEETLVQRLGGEGYVLSLSVVAFDGTEPIGLVASGMRTVAGKKVAWNGGTGVATEYRRQGVGKQLIEATLDLYREAGVEVATLEALSQNTKAIALYEQKGYDVVDRLLFLQQSGPLAEKAFQTNEQADYRVRRILAQEAAMLPFYVTDVPWQNYWMNLRDSQAVLVEDREGQAVGYAMYKCVVNEEGKVSGIVLRQCVAQPEHPDAPDILKTALGHVYGPLAHECRRSTYNLRAADTLLVEILQEAGFSPSETEQVFMIKQMEAAQTPVV; from the coding sequence ATGATTACCATCAAACGGATGAGCGACTGTACCTTTGCAGAAGTGACCAAAGCGTGGAACAGAGGATTCGAAGGCTATTTTATCGAGTTTACGATGACAGAAGAAACGCTTGTCCAGCGACTGGGGGGCGAGGGATACGTGCTGTCCCTGTCTGTGGTTGCTTTTGACGGCACAGAGCCGATTGGCTTAGTGGCCAGTGGGATGAGGACTGTTGCAGGGAAAAAAGTCGCCTGGAATGGTGGTACGGGTGTCGCCACGGAATATCGCCGACAGGGAGTAGGGAAGCAACTGATTGAAGCGACATTGGATTTATACAGAGAAGCTGGGGTGGAAGTAGCTACCTTGGAGGCATTGAGCCAAAATACCAAAGCGATTGCTTTGTATGAGCAAAAAGGCTATGACGTCGTGGATCGTCTGCTGTTTTTGCAGCAGAGTGGACCGCTGGCAGAGAAGGCCTTTCAGACAAATGAACAGGCTGATTATCGGGTTCGGCGCATTTTGGCCCAGGAAGCCGCCATGCTGCCGTTTTACGTAACCGATGTCCCTTGGCAAAATTATTGGATGAACTTGCGAGATTCGCAGGCCGTGCTCGTAGAGGACAGAGAGGGTCAGGCGGTCGGCTATGCGATGTACAAGTGTGTGGTAAACGAAGAAGGCAAAGTCAGCGGGATCGTGCTTCGTCAATGTGTAGCGCAGCCAGAGCATCCTGATGCACCAGACATTTTGAAAACCGCACTCGGGCATGTGTATGGGCCGCTTGCACACGAATGCCGCCGGTCTACGTATAATTTGCGTGCAGCTGATACCTTGCTTGTTGAAATACTACAAGAGGCAGGATTCAGTCCTTCCGAAACAGAGCAGGTGTTTATGATCAAGCAGATGGAAGCTGCACAGACCCCTGTCGTCTAG
- a CDS encoding thiamine diphosphokinase produces MNPTRILLFAGGNLGTWAIQEIRENDWLVGVDRGALFLVRNGLVPKLSIGDFDSVSSEEMAEIERLSMHVSSCDPVMKDWTDTEMALTWAIEQQPEEIVLLGVLGSRFDHMLANVHLLNKALQTGSNCRILDETNEIRLIDRQSTIEQDHFDHISLLPFTPEVTGITLTGFLYPLKDATLRIGDTLGISNLLTEQTGTITIQTGKLLVVKSKD; encoded by the coding sequence ATGAATCCTACACGCATCCTACTATTCGCTGGTGGCAATCTGGGCACCTGGGCGATCCAAGAGATACGCGAAAATGATTGGCTCGTCGGTGTTGACAGAGGTGCCTTGTTCCTCGTTCGCAACGGTCTCGTACCAAAATTGTCGATCGGTGACTTTGATTCTGTCAGCTCCGAGGAAATGGCAGAAATTGAACGCCTCAGTATGCACGTCTCCTCCTGCGATCCCGTTATGAAAGATTGGACCGATACAGAAATGGCCCTTACTTGGGCAATCGAGCAACAGCCCGAGGAAATTGTGCTGCTCGGTGTGCTCGGCTCTCGTTTTGATCATATGCTGGCAAACGTACACTTGCTGAACAAAGCTTTGCAGACGGGCTCCAACTGCCGCATCCTCGATGAAACTAATGAAATCCGGCTGATTGACCGCCAGAGTACGATAGAGCAGGATCATTTCGATCATATCTCCCTGCTGCCCTTTACACCAGAGGTCACAGGGATTACCTTAACCGGATTCCTCTATCCGTTGAAGGACGCAACCCTGCGGATCGGCGACACGCTTGGTATTAGCAATCTGCTAACGGAACAGACAGGAACAATCACGATACAAACGGGCAAGCTGCTCGTTGTCAAAAGCAAAGACTAA
- a CDS encoding trans-sulfuration enzyme family protein: protein MTTNKWKMDTSIIHTAQTPCQKTGAVVSAVVPAVAYAFPDADSAAACVAGEREGTYYGRYGNPTISTLEQKIAALENGEAALGVSSGMAAISGALLAFLKQGDHVVCTRDVYGGSYKFLTTMAPRYGIATDFVDCTDLEAVESAFLPNTKVLYIETPSNPCLTVLDISALSLLAHAHGIVVIVDNTFLTPYLQRPLELGADVVVHSATKYLNGHGDVIAGFIVGKQEHIQFMRKNVMGDLGQNLNAWDAFLILRGMKTLGLRVRQHGQNAQAVAEFLAKHPAISHVYYPGLPSHPQHELAKRQMAGMGGIVSFEVKGGYEAAKSFINALHLAMISFSLGDPETLVQHPASMTHSSIPASERIKFNITDGLIRLSTGLEDVEDIIADLEQALASLPVAAASRG, encoded by the coding sequence ATGACGACAAATAAGTGGAAGATGGACACCTCCATTATTCATACCGCACAAACGCCTTGCCAAAAAACAGGAGCAGTGGTATCCGCGGTGGTGCCTGCTGTGGCCTATGCGTTTCCAGATGCAGATTCCGCAGCGGCGTGCGTGGCTGGTGAGCGAGAAGGAACGTACTACGGAAGATATGGCAATCCTACCATCAGCACTTTAGAGCAAAAAATCGCCGCATTGGAAAATGGTGAAGCTGCCCTGGGCGTAAGCAGTGGGATGGCTGCCATATCGGGGGCTTTGCTCGCCTTTTTGAAGCAGGGTGATCATGTGGTGTGTACGCGAGATGTGTACGGGGGGAGCTACAAGTTTCTTACGACCATGGCTCCGCGTTACGGCATTGCGACGGACTTCGTCGATTGCACCGATTTGGAGGCAGTCGAGAGTGCCTTTTTGCCGAACACAAAAGTCCTGTACATCGAAACACCCTCGAACCCGTGCCTGACCGTTTTAGATATCTCGGCGCTGTCCCTATTGGCGCACGCTCATGGCATTGTGGTAATCGTCGACAACACCTTCTTAACGCCGTATTTACAGCGACCACTTGAGCTAGGGGCAGATGTCGTCGTGCATAGCGCCACCAAATATTTGAACGGACATGGCGATGTGATCGCGGGCTTTATCGTCGGGAAGCAGGAGCATATCCAATTCATGCGCAAAAACGTCATGGGTGACTTGGGACAAAATTTGAATGCTTGGGATGCTTTTTTAATCCTGCGTGGGATGAAGACACTCGGCTTGCGTGTCAGACAGCATGGACAAAACGCTCAGGCAGTCGCGGAGTTTTTGGCGAAGCACCCTGCAATCTCCCACGTTTATTACCCTGGTCTGCCTTCGCATCCACAGCATGAGCTGGCTAAACGGCAAATGGCCGGAATGGGCGGGATCGTTTCTTTTGAAGTAAAGGGCGGTTACGAGGCAGCCAAATCTTTCATTAACGCTCTGCACTTGGCTATGATATCGTTTAGTTTAGGAGATCCCGAGACACTGGTACAGCATCCTGCCTCGATGACGCATTCCTCGATCCCTGCTTCCGAGCGGATCAAGTTCAACATTACGGACGGTCTGATTCGCTTATCGACTGGTTTGGAGGACGTGGAGGATATCATCGCAGATTTGGAGCAGGCGCTAGCTAGCTTGCCCGTGGCGGCAGCGTCCAGGGGATAA
- a CDS encoding alpha/beta fold hydrolase: MNVALFAQVNRLQVEGGTLEYGVTGKPQAPTLLLLHGIRNTKLLFAPILPALAERYRVIAVDIRGHGNSVSHGSFSFERIVTDLIQLLEKEQLEQVTIVAASFSAVPAQMLAIREPKRVASLVLLDGGYYSLGEAPGFNPEKVVERLATTRFSSVEEAERQFSERYGTSVMPEGWMREELVKKEDGSYGYRLPREAFSAYFQEYSVYSKPELFQQLTCPVLLLLADDSLFSKEEQQFHRQAVATYQGIVKQAKVKMIPKAQHLLMVTHPQETVNEIQDFLSK, encoded by the coding sequence ATGAACGTAGCATTGTTCGCGCAAGTCAATCGTTTGCAGGTAGAAGGAGGCACACTAGAGTACGGCGTAACAGGAAAACCACAAGCACCTACCCTGCTACTTTTGCACGGCATTCGCAACACCAAGCTACTGTTTGCGCCCATCTTGCCAGCATTGGCAGAGCGATATCGGGTAATTGCGGTAGATATCCGTGGTCACGGGAATTCTGTGAGCCATGGCTCCTTTTCATTTGAGCGGATCGTAACGGATTTGATTCAACTTTTGGAGAAAGAACAGCTCGAACAAGTAACGATTGTGGCAGCGTCCTTTTCAGCTGTGCCTGCCCAGATGCTTGCGATTCGCGAACCCAAGCGCGTAGCTTCGCTCGTTTTGCTGGATGGAGGCTATTATTCCTTGGGAGAAGCCCCCGGATTCAATCCGGAGAAGGTTGTCGAGCGGCTGGCTACCACGCGTTTTTCTTCCGTAGAGGAGGCAGAAAGGCAGTTCTCTGAGCGATATGGTACGAGCGTGATGCCAGAGGGATGGATGCGAGAGGAGCTTGTAAAAAAGGAAGACGGAAGCTATGGCTACCGTTTACCGAGGGAGGCGTTTTCCGCTTACTTCCAAGAGTACAGCGTCTATAGCAAACCGGAATTGTTTCAACAGCTAACATGCCCCGTGCTATTATTGCTGGCTGACGACAGCTTATTTTCAAAAGAAGAGCAGCAGTTTCATCGACAGGCAGTTGCCACCTATCAAGGAATAGTGAAGCAGGCCAAGGTGAAAATGATACCGAAGGCACAGCATTTGCTAATGGTGACGCATCCGCAAGAGACTGTGAACGAAATCCAAGATTTTTTATCGAAATAA
- a CDS encoding gluconate 2-dehydrogenase subunit 3 family protein yields the protein MADSNNVKEQPVSRRNFLKNSGLVLGSLVVGGVAGSLLRKPEPQAQPAAPPPTADYNQALMFFTPEQFKVADAACERIFPEDELGPGAKALGAAYFIDHQLAGDWGFNARDYMQAPFYPGEITQGYQGRLKRREIFDIGLQEMNNYSNSTHGKRFYELPPEQQDAVLKAFESDEVKLTTISASTFFNMLRASTIEGVYADPLYGGNKNMDGWKMKNFPGNQMAYTQLIDKPEFVKMAPLSLRDHQH from the coding sequence TTGGCAGATTCAAATAACGTGAAGGAGCAGCCAGTATCCCGGAGGAACTTCTTGAAAAACTCTGGCTTGGTGCTCGGTAGCTTGGTCGTGGGTGGCGTGGCAGGGAGCTTGCTCCGAAAACCGGAACCTCAAGCCCAGCCAGCAGCACCGCCCCCTACGGCCGATTACAATCAGGCGCTCATGTTTTTTACGCCTGAGCAATTCAAGGTGGCGGATGCCGCTTGCGAGCGCATTTTTCCTGAGGATGAGCTAGGTCCGGGGGCGAAGGCACTTGGTGCAGCTTATTTCATTGACCACCAGCTAGCAGGTGATTGGGGCTTTAATGCTCGGGATTACATGCAAGCGCCCTTTTATCCGGGTGAAATTACACAGGGCTATCAAGGTAGGTTAAAACGCAGGGAAATATTCGATATCGGCCTTCAAGAGATGAACAACTATAGCAACAGTACCCACGGAAAGCGGTTTTACGAACTCCCACCAGAACAGCAGGACGCTGTTTTAAAGGCCTTTGAATCCGATGAAGTAAAATTGACGACCATCTCGGCGAGCACTTTTTTCAATATGCTTCGGGCCAGTACGATCGAAGGTGTTTATGCAGACCCTCTATACGGAGGCAATAAAAATATGGACGGCTGGAAAATGAAGAATTTCCCAGGTAATCAAATGGCGTATACACAGCTGATTGATAAGCCTGAGTTTGTGAAGATGGCTCCCTTAAGCTTGCGGGATCATCAACATTAG
- a CDS encoding uracil-DNA glycosylase, whose translation MTTILQNDWAPVLADEFEKPYYVKLRQTLKEEYQTQTIYPDMFHIFTALHLTEYQNAKVVILGQDPYHGPGQAHGLSFSVKPGIKPPPSLVNIYKELKSDVGFEIPQHGYLNHWAKQGVMMLNTVLTVRRGTPNSHKDIGWETFTDRIIHLLNDRETPLVFILWGKHAQEKAAFIDRNKHFVIASPHPSPFSANRGFFGSRPFSRTNEFLRSRGLQEIDWQLPMQVEEE comes from the coding sequence ATGACTACCATATTGCAAAATGACTGGGCCCCCGTATTGGCCGATGAATTCGAGAAGCCCTATTATGTAAAGCTTCGTCAGACGTTGAAGGAAGAGTATCAGACGCAGACAATCTACCCAGATATGTTTCATATATTCACAGCGCTGCACCTGACAGAATATCAGAATGCAAAGGTAGTGATTTTGGGGCAAGACCCGTATCACGGACCAGGACAAGCACATGGATTGAGCTTTTCGGTCAAGCCGGGAATCAAGCCGCCACCGTCTCTGGTCAACATCTACAAAGAGTTGAAAAGTGATGTCGGTTTTGAAATCCCTCAGCATGGTTACCTGAATCATTGGGCGAAGCAAGGCGTTATGATGCTGAACACCGTTCTGACGGTTCGGCGCGGCACTCCGAATTCGCACAAGGACATTGGGTGGGAGACGTTTACAGATCGGATTATTCATTTGTTGAACGACCGGGAGACCCCTCTCGTTTTCATCCTGTGGGGTAAGCATGCGCAGGAGAAGGCGGCATTCATTGATCGAAACAAGCATTTCGTCATCGCCTCCCCGCATCCGAGCCCGTTTTCGGCGAATCGCGGCTTTTTTGGCAGCCGTCCTTTTTCGCGGACGAATGAGTTTTTGCGTTCACGCGGGCTTCAAGAGATTGACTGGCAGTTGCCGATGCAGGTTGAGGAAGAGTAG
- a CDS encoding 2Fe-2S iron-sulfur cluster-binding protein has translation MRKQLTVGSLIPGRSDVQMSSPAPVPVHPQTSVKKTDRSPVRPQSEQKLVQVKQRSQTMPVRYTPSQTLLQAALTQAQPIAYKCQQGHCGKCSVQIVAGASLLDTPTGQEKAKLGEKLATGYRLACQSTFRSSIPT, from the coding sequence ATGCGCAAACAGCTTACGGTCGGCTCGCTCATCCCTGGACGATCTGACGTACAGATGTCGAGTCCAGCTCCCGTTCCCGTGCATCCGCAAACGTCGGTGAAAAAAACAGATAGGAGCCCGGTTCGCCCCCAATCAGAGCAGAAGCTCGTACAGGTGAAGCAACGCTCTCAAACGATGCCAGTCAGGTACACTCCCTCTCAGACATTATTACAAGCTGCGCTCACGCAAGCTCAACCCATCGCTTACAAATGCCAACAAGGGCATTGCGGCAAGTGCAGTGTACAGATCGTAGCTGGTGCATCCTTACTCGACACCCCAACCGGACAGGAAAAAGCAAAGCTGGGAGAAAAGCTCGCTACTGGCTATCGCCTCGCTTGTCAAAGTACATTTCGCTCTTCGATTCCTACATAG
- a CDS encoding GMC family oxidoreductase, protein MAKKLPKVDVVIVGVGWGGGIIASELTKQGLTVVGLERGKERKTEDYFMVHDELRYALRYELMQDLSKETITFRSKMNVRALPMRSYGSFLLGTGLGGSGVHWNGQTFRFLPYDFEIRSKTIERYGAKKIPEGMTIQDWGITYDQLEPYFDKFEKMAGIAGEENPLGGKRSSPYPTPPMRTTPSMKMFADAAKKKNLHPYILPSANLSQAYTNPDGVARAACQYCGFCERFGCEYGAKADPVVTVIPVAKKTGKFEIRTHSHVRRILHTGNKATGVLYTDVTTGEEFEQPADIVVMTSYVFNNTRILLMSKLGKPYDPTTGKGVIGKNYAYQVLRGGAVGFFDDKEFNNYAGAGSLGMCLDDYNGDNFDHSNLKFIHGANISVTQTGFRPIGTNKVPPGTPSWGKDFKAASIKYTNRFISVGAQGASMPFQQHFLDLDPTYKDAFGDPLIRITYDFVDQDRELAAFCADKCAEIVKEMGANEKLEINRKLGPYDITPYQSTHNTGGVIMGASPDNSAVNNYLQMWDAENVFVVGASSFAHNSGYNPTGTMGALSYRAAEGILKYRKSGGGMLV, encoded by the coding sequence ATGGCCAAAAAGTTACCTAAGGTTGACGTCGTGATCGTGGGGGTGGGCTGGGGTGGAGGCATTATTGCTTCTGAGCTAACCAAGCAAGGTCTGACAGTAGTGGGGCTAGAGCGAGGCAAGGAGCGCAAAACCGAAGACTACTTCATGGTACACGATGAATTGCGTTATGCCCTCCGTTACGAGCTGATGCAAGATTTGTCCAAGGAAACGATCACGTTCCGCAGTAAAATGAACGTTCGTGCGCTTCCTATGCGGTCATATGGTTCCTTTTTGCTCGGGACAGGACTCGGGGGATCTGGTGTCCACTGGAACGGACAGACCTTCCGCTTCCTGCCGTATGATTTCGAAATCCGCTCCAAGACGATTGAACGGTATGGTGCTAAGAAAATTCCAGAGGGAATGACAATCCAGGATTGGGGCATTACCTACGATCAACTGGAGCCGTACTTCGATAAGTTTGAAAAGATGGCGGGAATCGCTGGCGAGGAGAATCCGTTGGGGGGGAAACGCTCCAGTCCTTATCCGACGCCTCCGATGCGTACTACACCGAGTATGAAAATGTTTGCGGATGCGGCGAAAAAGAAAAACCTGCATCCATACATCCTTCCATCAGCCAATCTCTCGCAAGCGTATACCAATCCAGACGGGGTGGCACGGGCTGCATGTCAGTACTGCGGCTTCTGTGAAAGGTTTGGCTGTGAGTACGGAGCAAAAGCCGATCCAGTGGTGACCGTGATCCCAGTAGCCAAGAAGACAGGGAAGTTTGAAATTCGCACGCATTCCCATGTCCGCAGAATTTTACATACAGGGAACAAAGCGACAGGTGTCTTGTATACGGACGTCACGACAGGGGAGGAATTCGAACAGCCCGCTGATATTGTGGTGATGACCAGCTATGTATTCAACAACACGCGCATCCTGCTCATGTCCAAGCTAGGAAAACCGTATGATCCAACAACCGGAAAAGGCGTGATCGGTAAAAACTACGCCTATCAAGTCTTGAGAGGAGGCGCGGTGGGCTTCTTCGACGACAAGGAATTTAACAATTATGCAGGCGCAGGATCGTTGGGAATGTGTTTGGATGACTACAACGGTGATAACTTCGATCACTCCAATTTGAAATTTATCCATGGGGCGAATATCTCTGTCACACAAACCGGCTTTCGACCAATTGGCACGAACAAGGTACCGCCGGGAACGCCTAGCTGGGGCAAGGATTTCAAGGCTGCCTCGATCAAATACACGAATCGATTCATATCCGTAGGTGCTCAAGGAGCTTCCATGCCATTTCAACAGCATTTCCTTGATCTGGACCCGACGTACAAGGACGCTTTTGGAGATCCGTTGATCCGCATTACGTATGATTTCGTTGACCAGGATAGGGAGCTGGCGGCATTTTGTGCTGATAAATGCGCGGAAATTGTCAAAGAAATGGGAGCGAACGAGAAGCTCGAAATCAACCGCAAGCTCGGACCCTACGATATCACGCCATACCAATCGACACATAATACAGGTGGCGTCATCATGGGTGCTTCACCAGACAATTCGGCAGTCAACAACTATTTGCAGATGTGGGATGCGGAAAACGTTTTTGTCGTCGGGGCTTCCTCCTTTGCGCATAATAGCGGCTACAATCCGACAGGAACGATGGGTGCTCTCTCCTATCGAGCAGCAGAGGGCATTTTGAAGTACAGGAAAAGCGGGGGCGGTATGCTCGTATAA
- a CDS encoding antibiotic biosynthesis monooxygenase family protein — protein MMMEIKTYVVQEGHSDKIVQGFSEPGAVEKAPGFVDLSVLVQKPHKGEEEVVVMIRWESKEAWKQWELSDVHLAGHRQAREEETPEWYISGKTGHYELKAKKEPNPS, from the coding sequence ATGATGATGGAGATAAAAACATACGTCGTCCAGGAAGGTCATTCTGACAAAATCGTACAAGGCTTTAGCGAGCCTGGTGCTGTTGAGAAGGCTCCTGGCTTTGTAGATTTGAGCGTGCTGGTACAGAAGCCACACAAAGGTGAAGAAGAAGTGGTCGTCATGATCCGTTGGGAATCAAAAGAGGCGTGGAAGCAGTGGGAGCTGAGTGATGTTCATCTGGCAGGTCACCGCCAAGCACGTGAAGAAGAAACTCCTGAGTGGTACATTAGCGGCAAAACTGGCCATTACGAGCTGAAAGCGAAAAAAGAACCGAACCCTTCGTAA
- a CDS encoding sigma-54 interaction domain-containing protein, which yields MTEFSRIEEFIQSYADNISKVLGLDVTILDEQGIRVSGTGYYQELIGLPAPEGSFFRMILQTGQPGMIFDMKKNESQCGNCKFLQQCRELATIGFPVHKREKTVGVIGIIGFSPEQKEKMLHHSEKWMPFLQHTSSLIAHKLLELDAEREKSCNIQEEMPQATVHPVYFAQLIGAETGLRDVIAKAKKVTNSISTVLIRGESGTGKELLAKAIHCESGRSRQPFVAVNCAAIPETLLESELFGYEGGAFTGSRREGKPGKFELAHKGTIFLDEVGDIPLSLQPKLLRVLQEKTVDRVGGVKTLGVDVRVIAATHRDLESMVREGTFREDLYYRLNVIPLRLKPLRERTEDIALYLQHFLYRYGTLLQKGRLELEAQLVQRLQAYEWPGNIRQLENAVEYMVNMAEGHVIGNEELPEYLLFEDEPTTVGSDLGLEKLVAEYERSILQRYLNAGKYGQDKAAIANELRISLSTLYRKMEKYGLIK from the coding sequence ATGACAGAGTTTTCCCGGATCGAGGAATTCATTCAATCGTACGCCGACAATATTTCCAAGGTACTGGGACTCGATGTCACCATCCTGGATGAACAAGGGATACGTGTGAGCGGAACCGGCTACTATCAGGAGCTGATTGGATTGCCTGCGCCCGAGGGATCGTTTTTCCGTATGATCCTGCAAACCGGACAGCCGGGAATGATTTTTGACATGAAAAAGAACGAGTCGCAGTGTGGCAATTGCAAGTTTTTGCAGCAATGCCGGGAGCTGGCGACGATTGGATTTCCGGTGCACAAACGGGAGAAGACGGTAGGAGTCATCGGAATTATCGGCTTTTCCCCTGAACAAAAGGAAAAAATGCTGCACCACTCGGAAAAATGGATGCCGTTTTTGCAGCATACGAGTTCTTTGATAGCGCACAAGCTGCTAGAGCTGGATGCGGAGCGGGAGAAGAGTTGCAATATTCAAGAGGAAATGCCGCAGGCCACGGTTCATCCGGTGTATTTCGCCCAGCTGATTGGGGCAGAAACAGGCTTGCGAGATGTGATTGCCAAAGCGAAAAAAGTGACGAACAGCATTTCCACCGTTTTGATCCGGGGAGAGAGCGGAACGGGCAAGGAGCTGTTGGCCAAAGCCATTCATTGCGAGAGTGGGCGCAGCAGACAGCCATTTGTAGCAGTGAATTGCGCGGCGATTCCCGAGACCTTGCTGGAAAGCGAATTGTTCGGGTACGAAGGCGGCGCATTCACAGGCTCCAGACGCGAAGGGAAGCCGGGAAAATTTGAACTGGCCCACAAAGGTACGATTTTTCTGGATGAAGTAGGCGATATTCCGTTGTCCCTCCAGCCCAAGCTGTTGCGCGTCCTTCAGGAGAAAACAGTAGATCGGGTAGGCGGCGTAAAAACGTTGGGTGTCGATGTGCGTGTTATTGCTGCTACACACCGGGATTTGGAGAGCATGGTCAGGGAAGGAACGTTTCGCGAGGATTTGTATTATCGACTCAACGTCATCCCTCTGCGGTTAAAGCCGTTGCGTGAACGTACGGAGGATATCGCGCTTTACTTGCAGCACTTCCTGTATCGGTACGGGACGTTGCTGCAAAAAGGCAGACTGGAGCTCGAAGCCCAACTCGTCCAACGACTACAAGCATACGAATGGCCGGGGAATATTCGTCAGCTGGAAAACGCCGTCGAGTATATGGTCAACATGGCGGAGGGGCACGTCATCGGCAACGAGGAGCTTCCTGAGTATCTGCTGTTTGAGGATGAGCCGACGACAGTAGGCAGCGATTTGGGGCTGGAAAAGCTGGTGGCAGAATATGAACGCTCCATTCTTCAGCGCTATTTGAATGCAGGCAAGTATGGGCAGGATAAAGCCGCGATTGCCAATGAGCTACGGATCAGCTTGTCGACCCTGTACCGGAAGATGGAGAAGTACGGATTGATTAAATAA
- a CDS encoding arylamine N-acetyltransferase, which translates to MSTFPNWASLYLQRLQLDRKPPSLSYLSELCRAHLQTFPYENVSKLLFFRDGKHEIPTPEEYVHNAIHHHFGGTCYTNNHCFLSLLRALGFYGQLVLPGGGHAAILIDGPNTGETPVYVDAGATAPIFEPIHFLEEGNHVRPFGTASMDLTKSPDHPEHYRFTRYENGKVAIPRWDFHPNERKELPDLSEAIRSSFLPDAFFLNRLHIHRFQLEQDRFVLLKNNALQIGYSDGTNQITPLHTIADIEAAVADEMQLPLLPVREAVESLLERGIDIFSAPKKEEVPLENAALDRPTIC; encoded by the coding sequence ATGTCTACCTTCCCGAACTGGGCGAGTTTATACCTTCAACGTCTACAGCTAGACCGCAAGCCACCTAGCCTCTCTTATCTCAGTGAGCTCTGTCGCGCGCATCTGCAGACCTTCCCTTATGAAAATGTAAGCAAGCTGCTCTTCTTCCGTGACGGGAAACATGAGATACCGACCCCTGAGGAATATGTGCACAATGCGATCCATCATCATTTCGGCGGCACATGCTATACCAACAATCACTGCTTTCTCTCTCTGCTTCGAGCTCTCGGATTCTACGGTCAGCTCGTCTTGCCAGGCGGCGGGCATGCTGCCATCCTGATCGATGGTCCGAATACAGGAGAAACACCTGTCTATGTGGATGCTGGGGCTACCGCTCCTATCTTTGAGCCAATTCATTTTCTCGAAGAGGGGAACCATGTAAGGCCTTTTGGCACTGCCTCGATGGATTTGACCAAAAGTCCCGATCATCCTGAACACTATCGCTTTACGCGGTATGAAAACGGAAAAGTGGCAATTCCTCGGTGGGATTTTCATCCGAATGAACGAAAAGAACTGCCTGACTTGTCGGAAGCCATCCGCTCCTCCTTTTTACCGGACGCCTTCTTTTTGAATCGACTTCACATCCATCGTTTTCAGCTGGAACAAGATCGCTTCGTACTCCTCAAAAACAACGCTCTCCAAATCGGTTATTCAGATGGCACCAACCAGATAACACCTCTGCACACTATCGCTGACATAGAAGCTGCTGTCGCCGATGAAATGCAACTGCCACTTCTCCCTGTTCGCGAGGCAGTAGAAAGCCTGCTTGAGCGTGGTATTGATATTTTTTCTGCTCCCAAAAAAGAAGAAGTCCCACTTGAAAACGCAGCTCTCGATCGTCCTACCATTTGTTAA
- a CDS encoding stalk domain-containing protein, with translation MKWDIKSFLGGIVVGSVLFSGIAIAAPAFPDAEEGMKTPFTYYFDGLPKSPNSDVQGIMYKNSVYVPIRFVAENLNKPVIYDARTKSIFIGKIPSAKMYSKMEAIELVKKKFAGKLSPTHVVEYAHDDEKGHYVIQVYQTVVNNFQSGDSYTSTYGWFVVNPNTGEIKSLL, from the coding sequence ATGAAATGGGACATCAAGTCATTTTTGGGGGGCATTGTTGTAGGTTCGGTGCTCTTTTCCGGAATTGCCATTGCAGCACCCGCTTTTCCAGACGCGGAAGAAGGAATGAAAACACCATTCACCTACTACTTTGACGGGTTGCCGAAATCACCGAACAGCGACGTACAAGGCATCATGTACAAAAACTCCGTCTATGTGCCAATCCGCTTCGTAGCTGAGAACCTGAACAAGCCGGTCATTTACGACGCGAGAACCAAATCGATTTTCATCGGTAAAATTCCATCCGCAAAAATGTACTCCAAAATGGAAGCGATCGAGCTGGTGAAAAAGAAGTTCGCTGGCAAACTCTCGCCGACACATGTAGTCGAGTACGCTCACGACGACGAAAAAGGTCACTATGTCATTCAAGTGTACCAAACGGTCGTAAACAACTTCCAATCTGGCGACAGCTACACCAGTACGTATGGCTGGTTCGTAGTGAACCCGAATACCGGGGAAATTAAGTCGTTATTATAA